In Kushneria marisflavi, the following are encoded in one genomic region:
- a CDS encoding DUF445 domain-containing protein, producing MTLPHHNRRRIATLCLLGALVLYAVSTWYQGRLPALEYVSAFAEAAMIGGIADWFAVTALFRHPLGLKIPHTAIIPRNRARLGRSLSGFIRENFLSEAYVRDSVRRFDVAGALAGWLSRPERRAMVAERLTQAMSTSLSAVRQSAARDFLTRTLRHHLGRINTARLMGSALSVLAAEGRHQVLLDDSLTRLSRWLEVEDNQERVKHFITDTVFKLFNPRVMGREVSMHRLAGWLINERIVEQSARLISEVSDDPDHPLRHHLDRQFADFIEQLRHDPAFARRLDRLRDDLLDNDRLSHYIAGVWEELMDWLARDLKAHDSRSRAWIEHFIEYYARTLEHDAPARDWLNEQAVTLLPALVERNGPRIDAYIQRYLDSLDSDEIVDQIEKNVGNDLQFIRINGTLVGGLIGLTIHAVTQLVLTL from the coding sequence TTGACGCTGCCACATCACAACCGACGCCGTATTGCCACGCTCTGTCTGCTGGGGGCGCTGGTGTTATATGCCGTCAGCACCTGGTATCAGGGCCGTCTCCCGGCACTGGAATACGTGTCGGCCTTTGCCGAGGCGGCGATGATCGGCGGGATCGCCGACTGGTTTGCCGTCACGGCGCTCTTTCGCCATCCGCTGGGGCTCAAAATTCCTCACACGGCGATCATTCCGCGCAATCGGGCAAGACTGGGCCGAAGCCTGTCGGGATTCATTCGCGAGAATTTTCTGTCCGAGGCCTACGTGCGAGACAGCGTTCGCCGCTTTGATGTGGCCGGCGCTCTGGCAGGCTGGCTGTCACGTCCGGAGCGGCGCGCGATGGTGGCGGAACGCCTGACCCAGGCGATGAGTACTTCACTGTCGGCGGTTCGCCAGAGTGCTGCACGGGACTTTCTGACCCGCACCCTGCGCCATCACCTGGGGCGCATCAATACTGCCCGTCTGATGGGCAGCGCCCTGAGCGTGCTGGCCGCCGAGGGGCGCCATCAAGTGCTGCTGGATGACTCACTGACCAGACTGTCACGCTGGCTCGAGGTCGAGGACAATCAGGAAAGGGTCAAGCACTTCATTACCGACACCGTGTTCAAGCTGTTCAACCCGCGCGTCATGGGTCGCGAAGTCAGCATGCACCGGCTGGCCGGCTGGCTGATCAACGAACGCATCGTCGAGCAGAGTGCGCGCCTGATCAGCGAGGTCAGCGACGACCCCGACCATCCGTTGCGTCATCATCTCGATCGTCAGTTTGCCGATTTCATTGAACAGCTGCGCCACGACCCGGCCTTTGCCCGGCGTCTTGACCGGCTGCGAGATGATCTGCTCGACAACGACCGCTTGAGCCATTACATCGCCGGCGTCTGGGAAGAGCTGATGGACTGGCTGGCTCGCGACCTGAAGGCACACGACTCACGCTCACGCGCCTGGATTGAGCACTTCATCGAGTACTATGCGCGAACGCTCGAGCATGACGCCCCGGCGCGTGATTGGCTCAACGAACAGGCCGTGACGCTGCTGCCGGCACTGGTCGAACGTAACGGACCGCGCATCGATGCCTACATCCAGCGCTACCTGGATAGCCTCGACAGCGATGAGATCGTCGATCAGATCGAGAAGAATGTCGGTAACGATCTGCAGTTCATCCGCATCAACGGCACGCTGGTCGGGGGGCTGATCGGTTTGACCATTCACGCCGTGACGCAGCTGGTGCTGACGCTGTAA
- a CDS encoding cupin domain-containing protein — MHVTRLYSGEDGESHFEDLEIEVGGDAEIGRLSSPIAATGLIFRETAPDYDYNWHNAPQRQYILMLDGSVDITVGSGETRRLNTGDILLCEDTTGRGHVSRAVDGKPRRSVFITLE, encoded by the coding sequence ATGCATGTGACGAGACTGTATTCCGGTGAGGACGGTGAGTCCCATTTCGAGGATCTGGAAATCGAGGTTGGTGGCGATGCCGAGATCGGCCGGCTGTCGAGCCCCATTGCGGCCACCGGCCTTATTTTCAGGGAGACCGCGCCTGATTATGACTACAACTGGCACAACGCGCCGCAGCGACAGTACATCCTGATGCTCGATGGCAGCGTGGACATCACCGTGGGCAGCGGGGAAACACGGCGTTTGAATACCGGCGATATTCTGCTTTGCGAGGACACCACCGGACGTGGCCATGTCAGCCGTGCCGTGGATGGCAAGCCGCGCCGCTCGGTCTTTATCACCCTGGAGTGA
- a CDS encoding SEC-C metal-binding domain-containing protein: MNQPHVHGPNCRHDHDHHGHVHGPNCNHGAQKPARNALKDVGRNDPCPCGSGNKFKKCHGG; the protein is encoded by the coding sequence ATGAATCAGCCCCACGTTCACGGCCCGAACTGCCGCCACGACCATGACCACCATGGTCACGTCCATGGTCCGAACTGCAACCATGGCGCGCAAAAGCCCGCGCGCAACGCCCTGAAGGATGTCGGGCGTAATGACCCATGCCCCTGTGGCAGTGGTAACAAGTTCAAGAAGTGCCACGGCGGCTAG
- a CDS encoding Hsp20 family protein, which produces MNTMTLSPLFRRSIGFDRLNDLFEQAIHNDVPSYPPYNVEKHGDNDYRIAVATAGFAEEALDINVENRVLTITGGRGDNNSDEATVTYLHRGISRRAFRLSFRLDENIEVQGARLENGLLIVDLLRVVPEQQRARQIPIQSGQRALTDRPDQTSHAKTPEHATA; this is translated from the coding sequence ATGAACACCATGACCCTTTCTCCCCTCTTTCGTCGCAGCATCGGCTTTGATCGCTTGAACGATCTGTTTGAACAGGCCATTCACAACGACGTGCCCAGCTATCCGCCCTACAACGTCGAAAAGCATGGCGACAACGACTACCGCATTGCGGTCGCCACGGCCGGATTTGCAGAAGAAGCACTCGACATCAACGTCGAAAATCGCGTGTTGACCATTACCGGCGGGCGCGGTGACAACAACAGCGATGAGGCAACGGTCACCTATCTGCATCGCGGCATTTCCAGACGCGCGTTCCGGCTCTCCTTCCGGCTCGATGAGAACATCGAAGTCCAGGGCGCCCGGCTTGAAAACGGTCTTCTGATCGTGGATCTGCTGCGCGTGGTGCCCGAGCAGCAGCGCGCTCGCCAGATTCCGATCCAGTCAGGCCAGCGAGCGCTGACCGATCGCCCGGATCAGACCTCTCACGCTAAAACGCCAGAGCACGCCACTGCCTGA
- a CDS encoding GntR family transcriptional regulator — translation MKKQALEDRNRSLGETVTANIRRLLVEGAFAPGQRLSEVALCERLGVSRNTLREAFRTLAHEGLVTHQPNRGVFVTRPDAASIVEIYRLRRFIECRALGEAWPSHPAVKEMRAAVEAAQEHGARCDWLAVGTANMAFHGAIVALADSARLNGFFRQVLAELRLAFGLMSDKEWLHAPYVDMNQQVLETFEGGDTRAAVALLEHYLAQSERIVLAAWERQASSG, via the coding sequence ATGAAAAAACAGGCCCTGGAAGACAGGAATAGATCGCTGGGAGAGACCGTGACGGCGAACATTCGTCGCCTGCTGGTAGAAGGGGCCTTTGCCCCCGGGCAGAGGCTTTCGGAAGTTGCGCTGTGTGAGCGACTGGGCGTGTCACGCAATACCCTCCGGGAGGCCTTTCGAACGCTTGCCCATGAAGGACTGGTCACGCACCAGCCGAATCGCGGCGTCTTCGTGACCCGTCCCGATGCTGCCTCCATTGTCGAGATCTATCGTCTGCGGCGCTTTATCGAGTGTCGTGCGCTGGGAGAAGCATGGCCCAGTCATCCGGCCGTCAAGGAGATGCGTGCGGCGGTAGAGGCGGCGCAGGAACACGGCGCGCGCTGCGACTGGCTGGCAGTAGGTACGGCCAACATGGCGTTTCACGGGGCGATCGTGGCGCTGGCGGACAGTGCGCGTCTCAATGGCTTCTTTCGCCAGGTACTGGCCGAGCTGCGCCTCGCCTTTGGACTGATGTCCGACAAGGAGTGGCTGCATGCCCCCTATGTCGATATGAACCAGCAGGTGCTGGAAACCTTTGAAGGTGGTGATACCCGGGCGGCCGTGGCCCTGCTGGAGCACTATCTGGCCCAGTCCGAGCGCATCGTGCTGGCGGCCTGGGAGCGTCAGGCTTCATCAGGTTAG
- a CDS encoding NRAMP family divalent metal transporter: MAATPEVGFARSRRASLIGAVFLMATSAVGPGFITQTATFTATMGAAFAFGILASILIDLVVQLNIWRVVTVTGMRAPEVANAALPGSGYLLAILIIVGGLTFNVGNIAGAGLGLNALMGLDTTWGGLISAVIAAGIFSSKRAGIAIDRIIIVLGVLMMAMTVFVAIASNPPVGEALRQTVMPDTINFATITTIVGGTVGGYITYAGAHRLLDRGLGGVENVETVSSAALRGILVTGLMRYILFLAILGVVASGVVIDVSSQSANPAAQAFQAAAGELGLRAFGLILWAAGITSIIGAAYTSMSFLSAFRPGISEGVRNRATLVFIAISLIAFVSIGTPPAALLVFVGGFNGLILPVGLTLFIYVAWRRSDLMHGHRYPRWLLIAGAVVCALTWYMGFNAIGPIFAFLTPSA, translated from the coding sequence ATGGCAGCTACCCCTGAGGTCGGATTCGCTCGATCCCGACGCGCTTCACTGATCGGCGCCGTATTCTTGATGGCCACCTCGGCCGTCGGCCCCGGTTTCATTACCCAGACGGCCACCTTTACCGCCACGATGGGTGCCGCCTTTGCCTTTGGCATTCTGGCCTCGATCCTTATCGATCTGGTGGTTCAGCTCAACATCTGGCGCGTGGTCACGGTCACCGGCATGCGCGCCCCTGAAGTCGCCAACGCCGCCCTGCCGGGCAGCGGCTATCTGCTGGCGATCCTGATTATCGTCGGGGGACTGACCTTCAACGTCGGTAATATCGCTGGCGCAGGCCTGGGGCTCAATGCCCTGATGGGTCTGGACACCACCTGGGGCGGGCTGATCAGCGCCGTGATTGCCGCCGGCATTTTCTCTTCAAAACGTGCCGGCATTGCCATTGACCGCATCATCATCGTACTGGGTGTGTTGATGATGGCGATGACCGTGTTCGTGGCCATCGCCTCCAATCCGCCGGTGGGCGAGGCCCTGCGTCAGACCGTGATGCCCGACACCATCAACTTTGCCACTATTACCACCATCGTGGGCGGTACTGTGGGCGGCTACATTACCTATGCTGGCGCTCACCGCCTGCTGGACCGCGGCCTGGGCGGCGTCGAGAACGTCGAAACCGTCTCCAGTGCTGCCCTGCGCGGCATCCTGGTCACCGGGCTGATGCGCTACATCCTGTTTCTGGCCATTCTCGGCGTGGTCGCCAGTGGCGTGGTCATCGATGTTTCCAGTCAGAGCGCCAACCCGGCAGCCCAGGCCTTCCAGGCCGCTGCCGGCGAACTGGGTCTGCGCGCCTTTGGCCTGATTTTGTGGGCGGCCGGCATCACCAGCATCATCGGGGCGGCCTATACGTCCATGTCATTTTTGAGTGCCTTTCGCCCCGGCATCAGCGAAGGCGTGCGTAATCGGGCGACACTGGTCTTTATTGCCATCTCGCTGATCGCCTTTGTGTCCATCGGCACCCCGCCTGCCGCGCTTCTGGTGTTTGTAGGCGGGTTCAACGGGCTGATCCTGCCGGTGGGCCTGACGCTGTTCATCTACGTGGCCTGGCGGCGTAGTGACCTCATGCACGGACATCGCTATCCGCGCTGGCTGCTGATCGCAGGCGCGGTAGTCTGCGCGCTCACCTGGTACATGGGCTTTAATGCCATCGGTCCGATCTTTGCCTTTTTGACACCGTCTGCTTAA
- a CDS encoding LamB/YcsF family protein, which yields MSLIDLNSDLGESFGQWHMGDDATMLGIVTSANVACGFHAGDPSGILRTLTSAAKHGVSVGAHVSYPDLVGFGRRNMDIASDELKGDVIYQIGALAGLARAAGTRVRYVKPHGALYNTIARDERQAHAVIEAIKAIDDQLVLVALAGAPLLEWAREAGLRVAAEAFADRAYQSDGSLVSRREAGAVLHDADQVAERMLRLVREGVIETIDGQDLTLAADSICVHGDSPGAVALAEAVRARLTQAGVELRAFAGAGS from the coding sequence ATGTCCCTTATCGATTTAAACAGCGACCTGGGTGAAAGCTTCGGTCAGTGGCACATGGGCGATGACGCCACCATGCTCGGCATCGTCACCAGCGCCAATGTCGCCTGCGGCTTTCATGCCGGCGACCCGAGCGGCATCCTGCGAACGCTCACCTCGGCCGCCAAGCACGGCGTCAGCGTCGGCGCTCACGTCAGCTATCCGGATCTGGTGGGCTTTGGCCGACGCAACATGGATATTGCCAGTGATGAGCTCAAGGGCGATGTGATCTATCAGATCGGCGCGCTTGCCGGGCTGGCCCGGGCCGCCGGCACCCGAGTGCGCTACGTCAAGCCACACGGCGCGCTCTACAACACCATTGCCCGGGACGAACGTCAGGCGCATGCCGTGATCGAGGCGATCAAGGCCATTGATGATCAGCTGGTGCTGGTCGCACTGGCGGGCGCCCCGCTGCTTGAATGGGCTCGTGAAGCCGGTCTGCGCGTGGCGGCTGAAGCCTTTGCCGATCGCGCCTACCAGAGTGATGGCAGCCTGGTCTCGCGCCGCGAGGCGGGCGCAGTACTGCATGATGCCGATCAGGTCGCCGAACGCATGCTCAGACTGGTCCGTGAGGGTGTGATCGAGACCATCGATGGACAGGATCTGACGCTTGCCGCCGACTCGATCTGCGTGCACGGCGACAGCCCGGGCGCAGTGGCACTGGCCGAGGCCGTGCGTGCGCGACTGACTCAGGCCGGCGTTGAGCTCAGGGCCTTTGCAGGGGCAGGATCATGA
- a CDS encoding putative hydro-lyase → MTTGAYPSQSTARLTRERFRAGECRPTAGIAPGMTQTNLIALPRDWAWDFLLYAQRNPQACPVLEVTDPGDWHTGLAEGADLRTDLPRYRVWRDGVLAEEINDASACWEVHPDLVTFLIGCSFTFENALLEAGIEVRHITDNTNVPMYRTHLPCHPAGRLQGEVVVSMRPLPAAHIARASTITARYPGVHGAPIHVGDPKALGIVDLDRPDFGDPVRIEPGEIPVFWACGVTPQVAVMASNVPFALTHAPGHMFITDVPDSRYHV, encoded by the coding sequence ATGACGACAGGCGCATATCCTTCACAGAGTACCGCTCGCCTGACGCGTGAACGCTTTCGCGCCGGCGAGTGCCGCCCCACTGCCGGCATCGCTCCGGGCATGACCCAGACCAACCTGATCGCCCTGCCACGCGACTGGGCATGGGACTTTCTGCTCTACGCCCAGCGCAACCCGCAGGCCTGTCCGGTGCTGGAAGTCACGGACCCCGGCGACTGGCACACCGGGCTTGCCGAAGGCGCAGACCTGCGTACGGACCTTCCGCGCTACCGGGTCTGGCGCGACGGCGTGCTCGCCGAGGAAATCAATGACGCCAGCGCCTGCTGGGAAGTGCATCCTGATCTGGTCACCTTTCTGATCGGCTGCAGCTTCACCTTTGAAAATGCTCTGCTCGAGGCCGGCATCGAGGTGCGCCACATCACGGACAACACTAACGTGCCAATGTATCGCACCCACCTACCCTGCCATCCGGCCGGGCGACTGCAGGGAGAAGTGGTGGTCTCGATGCGACCGTTGCCGGCGGCGCATATCGCCCGGGCAAGCACCATTACCGCGCGCTATCCCGGCGTCCACGGCGCGCCGATTCACGTGGGCGACCCGAAGGCGCTGGGCATTGTTGATCTCGACCGCCCGGATTTCGGTGATCCCGTGCGCATCGAACCCGGCGAGATTCCGGTGTTCTGGGCTTGTGGTGTGACCCCTCAGGTCGCCGTCATGGCCTCGAACGTTCCCTTTGCGCTCACCCACGCACCGGGACACATGTTCATTACCGATGTGCCGGACAGCCGCTATCACGTCTGA
- a CDS encoding 5-oxoprolinase subunit B/C family protein → MNILPVNLSTLLLELEDLSQTLGLYDQLQREPIHGVTTIIPAARTLLVSFMPGRISAEALSRELRTRPVSGGSHQNGELIEIPVYYNGEDLDDVARHLSLSTDEVIRRHGEHDYQVAFCGFAPGFAYLAGGAGFDVPRRDTPRTRIPAGSVALAGTFSGIYPTDSPGGWQLIGTTPLEMWDLHREPAALLQPGMRVRFSATAEAPERTSVSVPTDIKSASGTGATPDLEVLKPGLQSLFQDLGREGQTGQGVSGAGALDKHALRSANRAVGNPAGATVIETAHGGLSLRCHRPTIVAVTGAETTLTVSTAEGRRHHATLWKPIELAEGDTLTLGATTAGVRCYLAMRGGFDVTPILGSTATDTLAKLGPAPLQPGDALSSAALAVTALSLDETPAHPLPRVGECVTLDIVMGPRSDWFTEQALALLGDQVWQVTPRSDRVGIRLEGEHSLTRQRSGELPSEGTVTGALQVPASGQPVLFLADHPLTGGYPVIACVADHHLDLAGQIPPGATVRFHPITRFAPLAGDNASHEVTS, encoded by the coding sequence GTGAACATACTTCCCGTCAATCTGAGTACCCTGCTCCTCGAGCTGGAGGACCTGTCGCAAACGCTGGGGCTTTATGACCAGCTCCAGCGCGAACCGATCCACGGTGTGACGACCATTATCCCGGCGGCGCGCACCCTGCTGGTGAGCTTTATGCCCGGGCGCATCAGCGCCGAGGCACTCAGTCGTGAACTGAGGACCCGCCCCGTCAGCGGCGGCAGCCATCAAAACGGCGAGCTGATCGAGATTCCCGTGTACTACAACGGCGAGGACCTTGATGACGTGGCAAGACACTTGTCACTGAGCACCGACGAGGTGATCCGACGTCACGGCGAGCATGACTATCAGGTCGCCTTCTGCGGCTTTGCGCCGGGCTTTGCCTATCTGGCCGGCGGCGCGGGCTTTGACGTGCCCCGACGCGATACACCTCGCACCCGCATTCCGGCCGGTTCCGTGGCGCTGGCCGGCACCTTCAGCGGCATCTACCCCACCGACAGCCCAGGTGGCTGGCAGCTGATCGGCACCACGCCGCTTGAGATGTGGGACCTTCATCGCGAGCCGGCAGCGCTGCTTCAGCCCGGCATGCGGGTGCGTTTCAGCGCCACTGCCGAGGCTCCGGAGCGGACCAGCGTCAGTGTCCCCACCGACATCAAAAGCGCTTCGGGTACCGGAGCGACGCCTGACCTTGAGGTACTAAAACCCGGTCTCCAGAGCCTGTTTCAGGATCTCGGCCGCGAGGGCCAGACCGGTCAGGGCGTGTCAGGGGCTGGCGCGCTGGACAAGCACGCCCTGCGAAGTGCCAACCGGGCCGTTGGCAACCCTGCAGGGGCCACGGTGATTGAAACCGCCCACGGCGGGCTGTCGCTACGCTGTCATCGGCCCACCATTGTCGCCGTGACCGGGGCGGAGACCACGTTGACCGTCAGCACTGCAGAGGGCAGACGCCATCACGCCACACTCTGGAAGCCCATCGAGCTGGCCGAAGGCGACACCCTGACGCTGGGGGCCACCACGGCAGGCGTGCGCTGCTACCTGGCCATGCGCGGCGGTTTTGACGTTACCCCGATACTGGGCAGCACCGCGACCGACACCCTGGCAAAGCTTGGACCGGCGCCATTACAGCCCGGCGATGCCCTGTCTTCGGCCGCTCTGGCGGTGACGGCGCTGTCACTTGATGAGACACCGGCCCATCCCCTGCCACGCGTGGGGGAGTGCGTCACGCTCGATATCGTCATGGGCCCGCGCAGCGACTGGTTTACCGAGCAGGCCCTGGCGCTTTTAGGCGATCAGGTCTGGCAGGTCACCCCACGCTCCGACCGGGTCGGCATCCGCCTTGAAGGTGAACACTCACTGACACGCCAGCGCAGCGGCGAGCTGCCCAGCGAAGGCACCGTCACCGGCGCGCTACAGGTTCCGGCCAGCGGTCAGCCGGTGCTGTTTCTGGCCGATCACCCGTTGACCGGTGGCTATCCGGTGATCGCCTGTGTGGCCGATCATCATCTGGATCTCGCCGGGCAGATTCCGCCCGGCGCCACCGTTCGTTTTCACCCGATCACCCGTTTTGCACCGCTGGCCGGTGACAACGCATCGCACGAGGTCACCTCATGA
- a CDS encoding acetyl/propionyl/methylcrotonyl-CoA carboxylase subunit alpha produces MNAPDTQPTLNNSLRPLKKVLIANRGEIAVRIINACRDYNVASVAVYAEGDLDALHVQLADEAWALGGERASESYLSIERLLDVAHRAGADAIHPGYGFLSERADFARAVQDAGLIWIGPNPETIDVLGDKVQARRLALKAGAPLARGTEDPVENAEEVVAFADEVGLPIAIKAAFGGGGRGLKVAWRMEEVTECYHSAVREAEAAFGRGECFVEQYLDRPRHIEAQIIGDQHGNVVVVGTRDCSLQRRNQKLVEEAPAPYLDEAQRRQIHQAAHDICASAGYVSAGTVEFLLGSDDTLSFLEVNTRLQVEHPVTEETAGVDLVIEQLRVAEGHPLSFTETPTPRGHSFEFRINAEDAAKGFLPTPGTVEVFTAPTGAGVRLDTGVISGGRVSGHFDSLMAKLIVTGATREQAIARARRALEHFEIEGVASVLPFHRAVMAHPDFTGTDTFNVHTRWIETDFQDNLEWAPRRTPAPEPGMLHAMIDIDGKRHRIGLPVSLLSHLAPGAASADRDSAPAEHEGSVTAPISGTLLAWQIEDGARVNEGDVIAIMEAMKMETQITAELGGTVAFKSEAGDTLEAGHVIAEITP; encoded by the coding sequence ATGAACGCACCCGATACACAGCCCACGCTGAACAACAGCCTGCGTCCGCTGAAAAAGGTTCTGATTGCCAACCGCGGCGAAATCGCCGTACGCATCATCAACGCCTGCCGTGACTACAATGTGGCCTCCGTGGCGGTGTACGCCGAGGGCGATCTGGACGCCCTGCATGTCCAGCTGGCTGATGAGGCCTGGGCGCTGGGCGGCGAGCGCGCAAGTGAGAGCTATCTATCGATCGAACGACTGCTGGACGTGGCCCATCGCGCCGGCGCCGATGCGATTCATCCGGGCTATGGCTTTCTCTCCGAGCGTGCCGACTTCGCTCGCGCCGTACAGGACGCCGGCCTGATCTGGATCGGCCCGAACCCGGAGACCATCGACGTGCTGGGCGACAAGGTTCAGGCGCGGCGCCTGGCGCTCAAGGCGGGTGCCCCGCTGGCCCGCGGTACCGAAGACCCGGTAGAAAACGCCGAGGAGGTCGTGGCCTTTGCCGACGAGGTCGGCCTGCCGATCGCGATCAAGGCCGCCTTTGGCGGCGGCGGCCGCGGCCTCAAGGTCGCCTGGCGCATGGAAGAGGTCACCGAGTGCTACCACTCGGCAGTGCGTGAAGCCGAGGCCGCCTTCGGACGCGGTGAGTGCTTTGTCGAGCAGTATCTGGATCGTCCACGCCACATCGAGGCGCAGATCATCGGGGACCAGCACGGCAATGTGGTGGTGGTCGGTACCCGGGACTGCTCGCTGCAGCGACGCAACCAGAAGCTGGTCGAAGAGGCCCCGGCCCCATATCTTGATGAGGCGCAACGCCGACAGATTCACCAGGCCGCCCATGACATCTGCGCCAGCGCGGGTTATGTCAGCGCCGGTACGGTGGAGTTTCTGCTGGGCAGTGACGACACCCTGTCGTTTCTCGAGGTCAATACCCGCCTGCAGGTCGAACATCCCGTCACCGAAGAAACGGCCGGCGTGGACCTGGTCATCGAGCAGCTGCGCGTTGCAGAAGGTCACCCCCTCTCCTTTACCGAGACGCCGACGCCGCGCGGCCACAGCTTTGAATTTCGTATTAACGCCGAGGACGCCGCCAAGGGCTTTCTGCCCACGCCCGGCACCGTCGAGGTCTTCACGGCCCCTACCGGTGCCGGCGTGCGTCTGGATACCGGTGTGATAAGCGGCGGGCGCGTATCAGGTCATTTCGACTCCCTGATGGCCAAGCTGATCGTGACCGGCGCCACCCGCGAACAGGCCATCGCCAGGGCGCGAAGAGCGCTTGAGCACTTCGAGATCGAGGGCGTGGCCTCGGTACTGCCCTTCCATCGCGCGGTCATGGCCCATCCGGACTTCACCGGTACCGACACGTTCAACGTGCATACGCGCTGGATCGAGACCGACTTTCAGGACAATCTCGAGTGGGCGCCGCGCCGAACACCCGCCCCCGAGCCCGGCATGCTGCACGCCATGATCGATATCGATGGCAAGCGCCACCGTATCGGCCTGCCCGTATCGCTGCTGTCACATCTCGCGCCCGGCGCCGCCTCAGCCGACCGCGATTCAGCGCCGGCCGAGCACGAAGGCAGCGTTACGGCGCCGATCAGCGGCACGCTGCTGGCCTGGCAGATCGAGGACGGGGCCCGGGTCAATGAGGGCGATGTGATCGCCATCATGGAGGCGATGAAGATGGAGACGCAGATCACCGCCGAGCTTGGCGGTACGGTAGCCTTCAAGTCCGAGGCGGGAGACACCCTGGAGGCCGGTCACGTCATCGCCGAGATCACGCCGTAA
- a CDS encoding Lrp/AsnC family transcriptional regulator — MVGSVRLDRIDINILVQLQNDGRMTNVHLADAVGLSPSPCLQRVKRLEAAGYITSFQARLDLTKMLESVTVFTEVTLCDHRREDFLRFEQSIREIDELMECHLISGGYDYLLRFIARSIAHYQSVMETLIEREIGIEKYFSYIVIKSPIVKEQLPLRTLLSGAPERL, encoded by the coding sequence ATGGTGGGCTCCGTTCGACTCGATCGCATTGATATCAATATTCTGGTTCAGCTCCAGAATGATGGACGCATGACCAACGTGCATCTGGCCGATGCCGTCGGCCTTTCTCCCAGCCCCTGCCTGCAGCGGGTAAAGCGGCTGGAGGCCGCGGGCTACATTACCTCGTTTCAGGCACGCCTTGATCTGACCAAAATGCTGGAAAGCGTGACCGTATTTACCGAGGTTACCCTGTGCGACCACCGTCGCGAGGATTTTCTGCGCTTTGAGCAGAGCATTCGAGAGATTGACGAGCTGATGGAGTGTCATCTGATCAGCGGCGGTTATGACTATCTGCTGCGCTTCATTGCCCGCAGCATCGCGCACTATCAAAGCGTGATGGAAACGCTGATCGAGCGCGAAATCGGTATTGAAAAGTATTTCAGCTACATCGTGATCAAATCCCCCATCGTCAAGGAGCAGCTGCCGCTGCGTACGCTGCTTTCCGGCGCGCCGGAACGTCTCTGA